One segment of Nostoc piscinale CENA21 DNA contains the following:
- a CDS encoding serine/threonine phosphatase: MLICPQCKFENPNANKFCQNCGTSLTHHACHECGMEVPLNAQNCHNCGAECGTVWLAIVTREEGGDWELGSWQDDQDDLPTLPLSTEQTLPLAARPVLKAGSYIDKEQRYQLLEPLEILDDNAQATEVCVRVLDCQPYQISPIEAILDNQNQGLFTATDPEISIPKLAKAYVQLQSKGQLEIPAIHDAWQEGNTQVVLIEDRSDWPLLIDLWKEETTSSLQILHWFYQMTQLWAVLEPVRCRQSLLELSNLRLDEDQTLALARLYRESDAETDETAEDETLSLTEQPFSVKVLGEIWQELFRQSQRTQFGAVLQILEDLKLGKIQMIAQLRSRLEAIASDLEASAIPSFSPTAHQHPTAPTLIQLEDDPDEDSSARSDDLPTIVLSMQLSSLEDVGCTDVGRQRQHNEDYFGIDTKIEKQEFPRNRVYQARGLYILCDGMGGHAGGEIASELAVNTVKQYFQEFWQTNQRPTEANMREAVYLANQAIYQLNQQDARSGIGRMGTTLVILVIQDTEAVVAHVGDSRLYRLTRKRGLEQITVDHEVGQREIARGVEPSIAYARPDAYQLTQALGPRDESAIYPDVEFFDINEDSLLILASDGLSDNDLLETHWKTHLLPLLSSGASLERGVNELIDLANQKNGHDNITAILVRAKVRPNMDSQK; the protein is encoded by the coding sequence ATGCTGATTTGCCCTCAGTGTAAATTTGAGAACCCCAATGCTAATAAATTTTGCCAAAACTGTGGCACTTCCCTGACTCACCATGCTTGTCATGAATGTGGTATGGAAGTGCCATTAAATGCCCAAAATTGTCATAATTGCGGTGCTGAATGTGGGACAGTTTGGTTGGCGATTGTGACTAGGGAAGAAGGCGGGGACTGGGAACTAGGCAGTTGGCAAGATGATCAGGATGATTTACCAACTTTACCTCTTTCCACAGAACAGACTTTACCGCTTGCTGCTAGACCTGTGTTGAAAGCTGGTTCTTACATAGATAAAGAACAACGCTATCAACTGCTAGAACCCCTAGAAATCTTGGATGACAATGCCCAAGCTACAGAAGTTTGTGTGCGAGTCTTAGATTGTCAGCCGTATCAAATATCACCGATTGAAGCAATTTTAGATAATCAAAACCAAGGATTGTTCACAGCAACAGATCCAGAGATTAGTATTCCTAAATTGGCTAAGGCTTACGTACAATTGCAGTCAAAAGGTCAATTAGAAATACCAGCTATTCACGATGCTTGGCAGGAAGGAAACACCCAGGTTGTCTTAATTGAAGACCGTTCTGATTGGCCCCTGTTAATTGACTTGTGGAAAGAAGAGACAACAAGCTCGTTACAAATTTTACATTGGTTTTATCAAATGACCCAACTGTGGGCAGTGTTGGAACCTGTGAGATGTCGCCAAAGTTTGTTGGAGTTGTCAAATCTGCGCTTGGATGAAGACCAAACATTGGCTTTGGCAAGATTGTATAGGGAAAGTGACGCAGAAACAGATGAGACAGCCGAAGATGAAACATTATCACTAACGGAACAGCCGTTTAGTGTAAAAGTTTTGGGAGAAATTTGGCAGGAATTATTTAGACAGTCCCAACGCACGCAGTTTGGGGCGGTATTGCAGATTTTGGAGGATTTAAAACTAGGGAAAATTCAAATGATTGCCCAGCTGCGATCGCGCCTAGAAGCGATCGCCTCAGACCTAGAAGCCTCAGCAATTCCTAGTTTTTCGCCAACCGCTCACCAACATCCAACAGCACCCACACTCATTCAGCTAGAAGATGATCCAGATGAAGACAGTTCTGCAAGAAGCGACGACTTACCCACCATTGTGCTGTCAATGCAATTAAGCAGTCTAGAAGATGTGGGATGCACCGACGTAGGTCGTCAGCGTCAACACAACGAAGACTACTTTGGCATCGACACGAAAATTGAAAAGCAAGAATTTCCCAGAAACCGCGTCTACCAAGCCCGTGGTTTATATATTCTCTGTGATGGTATGGGTGGTCATGCTGGTGGAGAAATAGCTAGTGAATTAGCTGTTAACACAGTCAAACAATACTTCCAAGAATTTTGGCAAACCAACCAGCGCCCAACCGAAGCAAATATGCGTGAAGCCGTTTATTTAGCCAATCAAGCAATTTATCAGCTAAATCAACAAGATGCGCGATCGGGCATTGGGCGGATGGGTACAACTTTGGTAATCTTGGTCATTCAAGATACCGAAGCTGTAGTGGCTCATGTGGGAGATAGTCGTCTCTACCGCTTAACCCGCAAACGCGGACTAGAACAAATCACCGTAGACCATGAAGTTGGACAACGGGAAATTGCGCGGGGAGTAGAACCCAGCATAGCTTATGCCCGTCCTGATGCTTACCAATTAACCCAAGCTTTAGGGCCACGTGACGAAAGCGCCATCTATCCTGATGTAGAATTTTTTGACATTAATGAAGATAGTTTGCTAATTCTCGCCTCTGACGGTTTATCAGATAATGATTTACTAGAAACCCACTGGAAGACTCATTTACTTCCTTTATTAAGTTCTGGTGCTAGCTTAGAACGGGGTGTCAACGAATTAATTGATTTGGCAAACCAAAAAAATGGTCATGACAACATTACTGCAATACTTGTGCGGGCTAAAGTCCGCCCAAACATGGACAGTCAAAAGTAA
- a CDS encoding PAS domain-containing sensor histidine kinase codes for MSLNQRSLWHQTHTQQDTLSAPPARLELVPDCTSNLELYTADMLRRTQAELQWYRSLYEHTPAIYLSVNAAGIILSVNQFGANLLGYKPEELITTSVFNLLELSDRQRLSETFIELFSAVHPNHSIKAEYSLNCPSSKITQVKTTLTILPDGEYPEKSPVILMVCEQVSQPTNQTAMQVQLAEMESLTHLKEEFLSTVSHELRTPLTNMKMAIQMLGIALQPEQNFLQEMAKPPAERSKAARYFAILDNECEREINLINNFLDLQRLDSNAKPWVLETIQVQQWLWRVVELFNARNRGICKQKIHLRLAPHLPPLVCDPFILERIFIELLTNACKFSPPEAEITVSAALNSQNMQFQVINSGVEIPNSELPHIFEKFYRIPSNDPWKQGGTGLGLALVQKLIKQLEGTIEVESGSNRTCFMMQLPLHRQV; via the coding sequence ATGAGCTTAAATCAGCGATCGCTCTGGCATCAAACACACACACAACAAGATACCTTGTCAGCCCCTCCGGCTCGCTTGGAACTTGTGCCTGACTGCACCTCGAATTTAGAACTGTACACAGCAGATATGCTGCGGCGTACACAAGCAGAACTCCAGTGGTATCGCAGCCTGTATGAACATACTCCAGCAATTTACTTGAGTGTGAATGCAGCCGGGATAATTCTTTCTGTCAACCAATTCGGCGCTAACTTGCTGGGTTATAAACCAGAAGAATTAATCACAACCTCTGTATTTAATTTGCTGGAGTTATCAGACAGACAAAGATTATCAGAAACATTCATTGAACTGTTCAGTGCTGTTCACCCCAACCACTCTATCAAGGCAGAATATAGCCTCAACTGCCCTAGTAGTAAAATTACCCAGGTCAAAACAACTCTCACAATATTACCTGATGGTGAATATCCTGAGAAAAGTCCGGTAATTTTGATGGTGTGTGAACAAGTCAGCCAACCAACTAACCAAACTGCAATGCAGGTACAGTTGGCAGAAATGGAAAGTCTGACTCACCTTAAGGAAGAATTTCTCAGCACAGTTTCTCATGAACTCCGCACACCGCTGACAAACATGAAAATGGCAATTCAAATGTTAGGAATTGCACTACAGCCAGAACAAAATTTTTTGCAGGAAATGGCCAAGCCGCCAGCCGAACGCTCAAAAGCCGCTCGCTATTTTGCAATTTTAGATAACGAGTGCGAACGAGAAATTAACCTAATTAATAACTTTCTGGATTTGCAACGCTTAGATAGCAACGCTAAACCTTGGGTGCTGGAAACCATTCAAGTCCAACAATGGCTGTGGCGAGTTGTAGAGTTATTTAACGCCCGTAACCGAGGTATATGTAAACAAAAAATTCACCTACGTCTAGCCCCGCATCTGCCGCCACTGGTTTGTGATCCTTTTATCCTAGAGCGCATCTTCATCGAACTACTGACTAATGCCTGCAAGTTTAGCCCTCCAGAAGCTGAAATCACTGTTTCTGCCGCATTAAATTCCCAAAATATGCAGTTTCAAGTGATTAATTCGGGTGTAGAAATCCCTAATTCGGAATTACCCCATATTTTTGAAAAATTTTACCGGATTCCTAGTAATGACCCGTGGAAGCAAGGCGGGACAGGATTAGGATTGGCATTAGTGCAGAAATTAATTAAGCAATTAGAAGGAACAATCGAGGTAGAAAGCGGGTCAAATCGTACTTGTTTTATGATGCAATTACCATTGCATCGTCAGGTATAA
- a CDS encoding rRNA large subunit pseudouridine synthase E: MTNSFRYLIFHKPYGVLSQFTQETPNHSTLKDYIDVPDVYPVGRLDWDSEGLLLLTNDGKLQHRLSDPRFAHQRTYWVQVERIPDTDAITKLQRGVEIKDYRTRPAQVRLLTVDPPVGDRHPPVRFRKNVPTAWLEMTLTEGKNRQVRRMTAAVGFPTLRLIRVSIAHLNLDGLQLGQWRDLSASELKLLLNKSSESKTKKSQFS; this comes from the coding sequence ATGACCAATAGCTTTCGGTATTTAATTTTTCACAAACCCTATGGTGTTCTCAGTCAATTTACGCAGGAAACACCAAACCATAGTACCCTCAAAGATTATATTGATGTGCCTGATGTCTATCCGGTGGGGCGTTTGGACTGGGATAGTGAGGGGTTATTACTGTTGACAAACGATGGAAAATTGCAACATCGGCTCTCTGATCCGCGTTTTGCCCATCAGCGAACTTACTGGGTACAAGTAGAGCGTATTCCCGATACAGATGCTATAACCAAATTGCAAAGGGGTGTAGAAATTAAAGATTACCGCACTCGCCCTGCCCAAGTGAGGCTGTTAACCGTAGATCCACCAGTGGGCGATCGCCACCCACCTGTTAGATTTCGCAAAAATGTACCAACAGCTTGGTTAGAAATGACTTTAACAGAGGGCAAAAATCGTCAGGTGCGGCGAATGACTGCGGCTGTAGGGTTTCCCACTTTACGACTGATTAGGGTAAGCATAGCCCATCTTAATTTAGACGGACTACAACTCGGTCAGTGGCGTGACTTGAGTGCATCGGAACTTAAATTACTACTAAACAAGTCTTCTGAATCTAAAACTAAAAAGTCTCAATTCTCTTAA
- a CDS encoding phosphodiester glycosidase family protein, whose translation MLNSKICRRSFLFLGGASLVKGLTWNLPATAQTVQIKKAKINGISFYQTIIDLTDPQTFITIGLAKNATFANTQQKSSGDEEFNKIVSRYRAAVIANGTFFAKNAQKTVMGNMVAGGRFLKYSQWENFGTTLGLRVGNQPEMITARVDGKPEWHQHWFSLTCGPRLLRNGQIWLNPGIEGFKDPHVLGKGARTAIGFPADRKKLFLVNFDSSLSLQQTAQAMKAIGCHEAMNLDGGASKALAANNKILVPAGRPLTNVIVVYDAKNPAPAALKQDWMRFQQGDRPKIPGV comes from the coding sequence ATGCTGAACTCTAAGATTTGCCGACGTTCTTTCTTGTTCCTGGGCGGTGCTTCCCTAGTCAAAGGATTGACATGGAATCTCCCCGCCACTGCTCAAACCGTCCAAATTAAAAAAGCCAAGATCAACGGTATTTCTTTTTACCAGACAATTATTGACCTCACTGACCCCCAAACTTTCATCACCATTGGTTTAGCCAAGAATGCAACTTTTGCTAATACGCAGCAGAAAAGTAGCGGAGATGAGGAATTTAACAAAATCGTATCGCGTTATCGTGCTGCGGTGATTGCCAATGGGACTTTTTTCGCCAAAAATGCCCAAAAAACAGTGATGGGTAATATGGTAGCAGGCGGTAGATTTTTGAAATACAGCCAATGGGAAAATTTTGGTACTACCTTGGGTTTGCGAGTTGGCAATCAACCAGAAATGATTACTGCACGGGTGGATGGTAAACCAGAATGGCATCAACATTGGTTTTCTCTTACCTGCGGCCCCCGATTGTTAAGAAATGGACAAATTTGGCTCAATCCAGGAATAGAGGGATTTAAAGATCCTCATGTTTTGGGTAAAGGCGCACGTACAGCCATTGGTTTCCCCGCCGATCGCAAAAAATTATTTTTAGTGAATTTTGACAGTAGTTTAAGTTTGCAACAAACAGCCCAAGCTATGAAAGCCATCGGCTGTCACGAAGCCATGAATTTAGATGGTGGTGCATCGAAAGCTTTAGCAGCTAATAATAAAATTTTAGTTCCGGCTGGTAGACCCTTAACCAATGTCATTGTTGTCTATGATGCCAAGAATCCGGCTCCAGCAGCGTTAAAACAAGATTGGATGAGATTTCAACAAGGCGATCGCCCGAAAATACCTGGTGTTTAG
- a CDS encoding DUF2726 domain-containing protein, which translates to MSLKPKRLINTYEERMLEFLQTCIDDNYKIHTQVSLCQFCEINGFLDSELKRFFFSSNVDALITNQDYKPCLVIEFQSSYHDSLEARKRDTKKATLLTSAGIPFLYSRVKDFGLLQLYSHSEEVVFNLFTGEGRENARNLIRKYYTPSIFVNV; encoded by the coding sequence ATGTCTTTAAAGCCAAAAAGACTTATAAATACTTATGAAGAAAGAATGCTAGAGTTTTTACAAACTTGTATTGATGATAATTATAAAATTCATACACAAGTGAGCTTATGTCAATTCTGTGAGATAAATGGCTTCCTTGATTCAGAATTAAAAAGGTTTTTCTTTAGCTCTAATGTAGATGCTCTCATCACCAATCAAGACTATAAACCATGTTTAGTTATAGAGTTTCAGTCTTCATATCATGACTCTCTTGAAGCAAGAAAACGTGATACTAAAAAAGCAACTTTGTTGACTAGTGCTGGTATTCCTTTTTTGTACTCACGAGTTAAAGATTTTGGGTTATTGCAACTTTACTCTCACAGTGAAGAGGTAGTATTTAACTTATTTACAGGAGAAGGTCGTGAGAATGCTAGAAACCTAATTAGAAAGTACTACACACCATCTATTTTTGTTAATGTATAG
- the thiC gene encoding phosphomethylpyrimidine synthase: MRKEWVAKRRGQSNVTQMHYARQGVITEEMHYVAQRENLPADLIRDEVARGRMIIPANINHTNLEPMAIGIASKCKVNANIGASPNSSNLQEEVDKLKLAVKYGADTVMDLSTGGGNLDEIRTAIINASPVPIGTVPVYQALESVHGRIENLTADDFLHVIEKHAQQGVDYQTIHAGILMEHLPLVRSRITGIVSRGGGILARWMLHHHKQNPLYTHFHDIIEIFKKYDVSFSLGDSLRPGCTHDASDAAQLAELKTLGQLTRKAWEHDVQVMVEGPGHVPMDQIEFNVRKQMEECSEAPFYVLGPLVTDIAPGYDHITSAIGAAMAGWYGTAMLCYVTPKEHLGLPNAEDVRNGLIAYKIAAHAADIARHRPGARDRDDELSKARYNFDWNRQFELSLDPERAKEYHDETLPADIYKTAEFCSMCGPKFCPMQTKVDADALTELEKFLAKEAVVQG; encoded by the coding sequence ATGCGGAAAGAATGGGTTGCCAAGCGGCGTGGGCAGAGCAATGTAACTCAAATGCACTACGCACGTCAGGGTGTTATCACCGAAGAAATGCACTACGTTGCTCAACGGGAAAATCTTCCTGCTGACCTAATTCGTGATGAAGTAGCACGGGGGCGGATGATTATCCCGGCTAACATTAATCACACCAACCTAGAACCGATGGCTATTGGTATCGCTTCTAAATGTAAGGTCAATGCCAACATCGGTGCTTCACCCAACTCTTCTAACCTTCAAGAAGAAGTAGACAAATTAAAGCTGGCGGTGAAGTATGGCGCTGATACCGTGATGGACTTGTCCACAGGTGGCGGTAACTTAGATGAAATTCGCACCGCGATTATTAATGCTTCACCCGTTCCCATTGGAACAGTACCAGTCTACCAAGCATTAGAAAGCGTCCACGGCAGAATTGAAAACCTCACCGCAGACGACTTTCTCCACGTCATCGAAAAACACGCCCAGCAAGGGGTAGACTATCAAACCATCCATGCTGGTATTTTGATGGAGCATTTACCCTTAGTCAGAAGCCGCATCACAGGAATAGTTTCTCGTGGTGGTGGTATTTTGGCACGATGGATGTTGCATCACCACAAACAAAACCCACTTTATACCCACTTCCACGACATCATTGAAATTTTCAAGAAATATGATGTTTCCTTCAGCTTAGGTGATTCCCTGCGCCCTGGCTGTACCCATGATGCTTCCGACGCTGCACAATTAGCTGAATTGAAAACCCTCGGACAGTTAACTCGCAAAGCCTGGGAACACGATGTACAGGTGATGGTAGAAGGGCCTGGACACGTCCCAATGGATCAAATTGAATTTAACGTCCGCAAGCAAATGGAAGAGTGTTCCGAAGCACCATTCTATGTATTGGGGCCTTTGGTAACAGATATTGCTCCTGGTTACGACCACATTACTTCCGCTATTGGTGCAGCAATGGCTGGCTGGTATGGAACAGCTATGTTGTGCTACGTGACACCAAAAGAACACTTAGGATTACCAAACGCCGAAGATGTTCGTAATGGGTTAATTGCCTACAAAATAGCAGCCCACGCCGCCGATATCGCTAGACATCGCCCAGGCGCAAGAGACAGAGACGACGAACTCTCGAAAGCTCGTTACAACTTTGACTGGAACCGCCAGTTTGAATTATCCCTCGACCCAGAAAGAGCGAAGGAATATCACGACGAAACCTTACCCGCAGACATTTACAAAACTGCTGAGTTTTGTTCAATGTGCGGGCCGAAGTTCTGTCCGATGCAAACCAAAGTTGATGCTGATGCGTTGACTGAACTAGAGAAGTTCTTGGCTAAAGAAGCTGTAGTACAAGGTTAA
- a CDS encoding rRNA adenine N-6-methyltransferase family protein translates to MTTFLTDSTDINRIHFSSKLNLKQRSEFGQFFTPALVARLMARQFSNLSGHISLLDPGAGVGALTAAFVEQLLANPHNVKSCLLTVYEIESAFIPSLRQCLTECCVALEKIGITANYCLHQESFIQDISKTSLPLFSSFILWFYPCYYQPTL, encoded by the coding sequence ATGACGACATTCCTCACAGACTCCACCGATATTAACCGGATTCATTTCTCCTCAAAACTGAATTTAAAGCAGCGCAGTGAATTTGGACAGTTTTTTACTCCCGCTTTAGTTGCGCGGTTGATGGCGAGACAATTCAGCAATCTATCTGGTCATATTAGTCTTTTAGATCCTGGGGCTGGAGTTGGTGCGTTAACAGCTGCATTTGTCGAACAACTATTAGCAAATCCTCACAATGTCAAAAGTTGTTTGCTCACAGTTTATGAAATTGAATCAGCTTTTATACCATCTCTAAGGCAATGCTTGACAGAGTGTTGTGTTGCTTTAGAAAAAATTGGGATTACAGCCAATTATTGCTTACATCAAGAAAGTTTTATTCAGGATATTAGTAAAACAAGTTTACCACTTTTTTCGTCATTCATCTTGTGGTTTTACCCATGCTATTATCAACCCACCTTATAA
- a CDS encoding BsuBI/PstI family type II restriction endonuclease — MVLSNIHIFESRSAAFVEDKVLQENIIFHAIKTEIIPDYVEITKNIESKLDECSELRYVPYSQVVEPHDSESFIHIVTNSLEDYLRVQMNRFSSTLDDLGLEISTGPVVDFRLKSALRTCWDDKSVPLIYPEAIKAGKVFFPPSNPRKAIAITQNPETAKWLVPSGWYVLTKRFSAKEEKRRVVAAVYPPGDFPVIGIENHLNYYHAQGQGMNPDLARGLTAFLNSTLLDSYFRQFSGHTQVNATDLRKLKYPSKDDLIRLGSQIGDSHLDQEQLDQVVHQTLSIMSEATNAIQASKRIEEALAILKAISAPKAQQNERSALCLLALADIRPDTPWYQATAPRRRITEMMDWFRDHYGKQYAPNTRETVRRQTMHQFVQMGIVVENPDQPERPINSPKWCYQLHQQALSLIKSYGSAQWEEARHNYAISVTNLLQDRKRNRPIIPVTLPNGQAIQLSSGGQNLLIKNILESFCPKFTPGGFVIYVGDAGDKFIINETQKFQELGIEIDTHGKMPDVVVYYEQQDWLILIEAVTSHGPVNLKRRNELQQLFQSSRKGLVFVTAFPSRQEMTRYLAEISWETEVWISDQPDHMIHFNGERFLGPYES, encoded by the coding sequence ATGGTACTTTCAAACATTCATATTTTTGAAAGTCGTTCAGCAGCTTTTGTAGAAGATAAGGTATTACAAGAAAATATTATTTTTCATGCAATTAAAACTGAAATAATACCAGATTACGTTGAAATAACTAAAAATATTGAAAGCAAGTTAGATGAATGTTCTGAATTAAGATATGTTCCTTATAGCCAAGTTGTTGAACCTCATGATTCTGAAAGCTTTATTCATATTGTTACAAACTCTCTTGAAGATTATTTGAGAGTGCAAATGAATCGATTTTCATCTACTTTAGATGATCTTGGTTTAGAAATTTCAACGGGGCCAGTTGTGGATTTTCGTCTCAAATCAGCGTTGAGAACTTGCTGGGATGATAAAAGTGTGCCATTGATTTACCCAGAAGCGATCAAAGCAGGGAAAGTATTTTTTCCGCCTAGTAATCCTCGTAAAGCGATCGCTATTACACAAAACCCAGAAACAGCAAAATGGTTAGTCCCGTCAGGTTGGTATGTTTTAACAAAGCGGTTTTCTGCCAAGGAAGAAAAGCGTCGTGTTGTGGCTGCTGTGTATCCTCCTGGCGATTTCCCTGTAATCGGTATAGAAAATCACTTAAATTACTACCATGCTCAAGGTCAGGGAATGAACCCTGATTTAGCACGAGGTTTAACAGCATTTCTCAATTCAACTTTATTAGATAGTTACTTCCGGCAATTTAGTGGACACACACAAGTCAACGCCACAGACTTACGTAAACTTAAATACCCTAGCAAAGATGATTTAATTCGATTAGGAAGCCAAATTGGTGATTCTCACTTAGATCAGGAGCAACTGGATCAAGTTGTACATCAAACTTTGTCGATTATGAGCGAAGCCACAAATGCAATTCAGGCGAGTAAACGAATTGAGGAGGCATTAGCAATTCTCAAAGCTATTTCTGCTCCTAAAGCTCAACAGAACGAACGATCTGCATTGTGCTTACTGGCTTTAGCAGACATTCGCCCTGACACACCTTGGTATCAAGCAACAGCACCAAGACGCAGAATTACAGAAATGATGGATTGGTTTCGTGATCACTACGGTAAACAATATGCACCGAATACACGCGAAACTGTGCGACGACAGACAATGCACCAGTTTGTGCAGATGGGGATTGTTGTGGAGAATCCTGATCAACCGGAGCGACCGATTAACAGCCCAAAATGGTGTTATCAGCTTCATCAACAAGCATTGTCACTAATTAAATCCTATGGTTCTGCACAATGGGAAGAAGCTCGTCACAATTATGCTATTTCAGTGACAAATTTATTACAGGACAGAAAGCGAAATAGACCAATAATTCCTGTAACCTTACCTAATGGTCAAGCTATTCAGCTTTCATCAGGTGGACAGAACTTATTAATCAAGAACATTTTAGAAAGTTTCTGTCCTAAATTTACACCAGGAGGTTTTGTGATTTATGTAGGTGATGCTGGGGATAAGTTTATTATCAATGAAACTCAGAAATTCCAAGAATTGGGAATTGAGATAGACACTCACGGTAAAATGCCAGATGTTGTAGTTTACTATGAACAACAAGACTGGCTGATATTAATAGAAGCTGTGACAAGTCATGGCCCGGTAAACTTGAAACGTCGCAATGAATTACAGCAACTGTTTCAGTCTAGCCGTAAAGGATTAGTGTTTGTAACTGCCTTTCCCAGTCGTCAAGAAATGACTCGATATCTAGCTGAGATTTCTTGGGAAACAGAAGTGTGGATATCAGATCAACCTGATCACATGATTCATTTTAATGGGGAAAGATTTCTTGGCCCGTATGAAAGTTAA
- a CDS encoding NINE protein yields the protein MLVKRKSRSIAAILAFSGTLTVSGLHKFYLGQPLWGILYVLLSWTPIPKVASAIEGVWYLALDEEAFDRNFNQGKSAVKFSQSASNQVETVANALRELDALRQDGLISEYEFEQKRRQLLDQIS from the coding sequence ATGTTGGTAAAACGCAAAAGCCGTAGTATTGCTGCTATTCTCGCTTTTTCTGGTACGCTCACCGTCTCAGGATTACACAAGTTTTATTTGGGTCAGCCGTTGTGGGGGATTTTATATGTGCTGCTGTCTTGGACACCAATCCCCAAGGTGGCTAGTGCGATTGAAGGTGTGTGGTATTTAGCCTTAGATGAGGAAGCTTTTGACCGAAATTTTAATCAGGGTAAGTCGGCTGTCAAGTTTTCTCAATCAGCCAGTAATCAGGTAGAAACGGTGGCGAATGCTTTGCGCGAACTTGATGCGCTGCGTCAAGATGGTCTAATTTCAGAATATGAATTTGAGCAAAAACGCCGTCAGCTACTCGACCAAATTTCTTGA
- a CDS encoding helix-hairpin-helix domain-containing protein: protein MHNWLPLNFKLQKLRAKLLNDPYYRLQSGEEIQIAAQLGIRIDVNQATVDDWLRLPGLSIHQARSLVELSRSGVKFYCIEDIAAALSLPVQRLKPLEPLLHFVYYDNESLVHSNHLVNPNTATVEMLAQTPLIDLSLAQAVVENRQAYGLYRNIADFQQRLQLPAEAIAQLMYFLRF from the coding sequence ATGCACAACTGGCTACCTCTAAACTTTAAGTTACAAAAACTCCGCGCCAAATTGCTCAATGATCCTTATTATCGGTTGCAGTCTGGTGAAGAAATTCAAATAGCGGCGCAATTGGGTATTCGGATTGATGTGAATCAAGCAACGGTGGATGATTGGTTGCGCTTACCGGGTTTGTCGATTCACCAAGCGCGATCGCTTGTCGAACTTTCTCGTTCTGGGGTTAAATTTTACTGTATCGAAGATATTGCCGCCGCTTTGAGTTTACCTGTGCAGCGTCTCAAACCTTTAGAACCACTGCTGCATTTTGTTTACTACGACAATGAGTCTCTGGTTCATTCAAATCATTTAGTTAATCCCAACACCGCTACAGTCGAGATGTTGGCGCAAACGCCATTGATTGATTTGTCCCTGGCTCAAGCAGTGGTGGAAAATCGCCAAGCTTATGGACTATATCGTAATATCGCTGATTTTCAACAAAGATTGCAGTTACCTGCGGAAGCGATCGCACAATTAATGTATTTTTTGCGGTTTTAA
- a CDS encoding SDR family NAD(P)-dependent oxidoreductase codes for MKIQGNVALITGASRGIGKAIALALAQQGMKRLILVARDRQKLTQVAQEIAAMGTEAVIIPLDLTRATDVNIAVAQLWRNHGPIHLLVNCAGVAYQTSFLRSKLPQLQEELSVNLLGMYTLTSLIARRMASQKQGTIVNVSSLMGKVAAPTMATYSATKFAILGFTQALRQELAEYNIQVKALLPSLTDTDMVRDLQLFRWVIPMTPQQVAQALIVGLQNDAPEILVGWQSHLAVWCQRLAPWLLELILKIAAPPAPRKQQVVEKPSLFTRINRFCDVLLSRNATRLVTARKS; via the coding sequence ATGAAGATTCAAGGTAATGTTGCTCTAATTACGGGGGCTTCTCGCGGTATTGGCAAAGCGATCGCCCTTGCCCTGGCACAACAAGGGATGAAAAGATTAATTTTAGTAGCACGCGATCGCCAAAAGTTAACCCAAGTCGCTCAAGAAATTGCAGCGATGGGAACAGAAGCCGTCATTATCCCGCTAGATTTAACCCGCGCTACAGATGTAAATATTGCTGTAGCTCAATTGTGGCGCAATCATGGCCCGATTCATCTGCTGGTGAATTGTGCTGGTGTTGCTTATCAAACCTCATTTTTGCGTTCCAAACTTCCCCAACTCCAAGAAGAACTGTCGGTGAATTTGTTGGGAATGTATACCCTCACCAGTTTGATTGCGCGACGCATGGCCAGCCAAAAACAAGGGACAATTGTCAATGTCTCTAGCTTAATGGGGAAAGTCGCTGCACCAACAATGGCAACATATTCAGCTACAAAGTTTGCCATCTTAGGATTTACCCAAGCCTTGCGTCAAGAATTAGCCGAGTACAATATTCAAGTCAAAGCCTTATTACCTTCTCTCACCGACACAGATATGGTGCGTGACTTGCAACTATTCCGTTGGGTGATTCCGATGACACCCCAACAAGTAGCGCAAGCATTGATAGTCGGATTGCAGAATGATGCACCAGAAATTTTAGTTGGATGGCAAAGTCATTTAGCTGTGTGGTGTCAACGCCTCGCCCCTTGGTTGTTAGAGTTAATTTTGAAAATCGCCGCGCCACCAGCACCAAGAAAGCAGCAAGTTGTCGAAAAACCCAGTTTATTCACCCGTATCAATCGTTTTTGCGATGTTTTGTTATCCAGAAACGCAACTCGTTTGGTAACTGCACGTAAGTCTTAA